A window from Roseburia sp. 499 encodes these proteins:
- a CDS encoding efflux RND transporter permease subunit, producing the protein MIKFGKKVVKFRIPILIISFLLLIPAAFGYVNTRINYDILSYLPDDIETMKGQEILLDEFETGAFSLCVVEGMDEKGVVALEEQMRDVEHVKEVIWYDTLADISIPMDILPEEVTDAFNNEEKNSTLMIVTFDTSMSADETMDAIEEIRGLTKEQCFLSGMSATVTDIKKICNSEAIMYVIIAAGLSALVLALTMDSFMLPVFFLLSIGMSILYNLGTNFVSGEISFITQSLAAVLQLAVTMDYSIFLWHSYQENQERFPGDKNRAMAHAISNTISSVVGSSITTVAGFLAMCFMTFTLGLDLGIVMAKGVVIGVIGCVTILPSMILVFDKAIEKTKHRAIIPDLGKIGNFVTKKYVIFIVLFLVILGPALYGYTHNDVYYDLAGTLPDNLASVQANNKLEEDFDMGATHIILADSNLASKDASAMINEIKDLDGVAVVLGEDALIGPAIPKEVIPDEMLKTLDNGTYQMIYIMSEYKTASDEVNAQCDAIKEIIKKYDKSAMLIGEAPCTEDLITITDKDFKTVSAVSILLIFIIIAVVLKSISLPVILVAVIEFAIFINMGIPTYTGTVLPFIASIVIGTIQLGATVDYAILMTNKYKRARSRGAEKREAVSVALNSSLQSVVVSALSFFAATFGVGIYSSIDMISSLCSLLARGAIISLFVVAFILPAMFMVFDKLILHTSKGFKPEISEK; encoded by the coding sequence ATGATTAAGTTTGGAAAAAAAGTCGTTAAGTTCAGAATACCAATTCTGATTATCAGTTTCCTGTTACTGATACCGGCTGCTTTTGGATATGTAAATACCAGAATTAATTATGATATTTTATCATATCTGCCGGACGACATAGAAACAATGAAAGGGCAGGAGATTCTGCTGGATGAATTTGAAACAGGAGCATTTTCCCTATGCGTTGTGGAAGGCATGGATGAAAAGGGAGTCGTTGCTTTGGAAGAGCAGATGCGAGATGTGGAACATGTAAAAGAGGTCATTTGGTATGACACTTTGGCAGACATTTCAATTCCTATGGATATTCTTCCGGAAGAAGTAACGGATGCATTCAATAATGAAGAAAAGAACAGTACGTTAATGATTGTTACTTTTGATACGTCTATGTCAGCAGACGAGACAATGGATGCGATTGAGGAAATTAGAGGACTTACCAAGGAACAGTGTTTCTTAAGTGGTATGTCAGCAACAGTAACAGATATTAAAAAGATTTGTAACAGCGAAGCAATTATGTATGTAATTATAGCAGCAGGATTGTCTGCTTTAGTGCTTGCGTTGACTATGGATTCTTTCATGTTACCGGTATTTTTCCTATTAAGTATCGGAATGTCGATTCTTTATAACCTGGGTACAAACTTTGTAAGTGGTGAAATATCCTTTATTACTCAGTCACTTGCAGCAGTATTACAGTTGGCAGTAACTATGGATTATTCTATTTTCCTGTGGCACAGTTACCAAGAGAATCAGGAGCGATTCCCGGGAGATAAAAATCGTGCTATGGCACATGCAATTTCCAATACAATTTCTTCCGTTGTAGGAAGTTCTATTACAACAGTTGCCGGATTTCTTGCTATGTGCTTTATGACATTTACCTTAGGTTTGGACCTTGGTATTGTAATGGCAAAGGGAGTTGTAATTGGAGTTATCGGATGTGTAACAATTCTTCCTTCCATGATTCTTGTGTTTGATAAGGCAATTGAAAAGACAAAACATAGAGCAATTATACCGGATCTTGGAAAGATTGGTAATTTTGTAACAAAGAAATACGTTATATTTATTGTATTGTTTTTGGTAATATTAGGACCGGCACTATATGGATATACACACAATGATGTGTACTATGATTTAGCAGGAACGCTTCCGGACAATTTGGCAAGTGTTCAGGCAAACAATAAGCTGGAAGAAGATTTTGATATGGGAGCAACACATATCATTTTGGCAGACAGTAATCTGGCATCGAAAGATGCATCCGCGATGATTAATGAAATCAAGGATTTAGACGGTGTGGCAGTGGTACTGGGTGAGGATGCATTGATTGGTCCGGCAATTCCAAAGGAAGTAATTCCGGATGAGATGTTAAAGACATTGGACAATGGAACATATCAGATGATTTATATTATGTCAGAATATAAAACAGCTTCTGATGAAGTTAATGCACAGTGCGATGCTATTAAAGAAATTATAAAAAAATATGATAAGAGTGCAATGTTGATTGGTGAAGCACCATGTACGGAAGACTTGATTACGATTACAGATAAAGACTTTAAGACAGTAAGTGCAGTATCTATTTTATTAATCTTTATCATCATTGCAGTAGTGTTGAAGTCCATATCACTTCCGGTCATTTTGGTAGCAGTTATTGAGTTTGCAATTTTTATTAACATGGGAATTCCAACTTATACAGGAACAGTGTTGCCGTTCATTGCGTCTATTGTAATAGGAACCATTCAGTTAGGTGCAACGGTTGACTATGCAATTCTTATGACGAATAAATATAAAAGGGCTAGAAGCAGAGGAGCGGAAAAACGTGAGGCAGTTTCTGTTGCATTGAATAGTTCACTGCAGTCAGTTGTTGTCAGTGCATTGAGTTTCTTTGCAGCAACCTTCGGCGTTGGTATTTACTCCAGTATTGACATGATTAGTTCTCTGTGTTCTTTACTTGCAAGAGG
- a CDS encoding TetR/AcrR family transcriptional regulator C-terminal domain-containing protein produces the protein MAAQIKETIDVLLAESFKELACQQPIEKITIKEITDKAGVIRPTFYNHFQDKYELLEWIIKKQILEPIRPLIMADMIDEGLMLTFTTLEKEKDFYGKAVKLEGQNSFESIVKKCIMETLLEVLSLQQEGKTEKKSKYPWLTPESVAEFYAQSMCFMIVNWIETGMSVTPREITDIYNYIMSTPMNEVLKEL, from the coding sequence GTGGCAGCACAGATAAAGGAGACAATAGATGTACTGCTGGCAGAGAGTTTTAAGGAACTGGCTTGTCAGCAACCTATTGAGAAGATTACAATCAAGGAGATTACGGATAAGGCGGGAGTGATTCGTCCAACCTTTTATAATCACTTTCAAGATAAATATGAGTTATTAGAGTGGATTATCAAGAAACAGATTTTAGAGCCTATTCGCCCCTTAATAATGGCAGATATGATAGATGAGGGGCTTATGCTAACGTTTACTACGCTGGAGAAGGAAAAGGATTTTTACGGAAAAGCAGTAAAGTTGGAGGGGCAGAATTCGTTTGAAAGTATTGTAAAGAAATGTATTATGGAGACTCTTTTGGAAGTATTGTCATTGCAACAAGAGGGGAAGACGGAAAAAAAGAGTAAATATCCATGGTTGACACCGGAGAGTGTGGCAGAGTTTTATGCACAATCCATGTGTTTTATGATTGTGAACTGGATAGAAACTGGGATGAGCGTAACGCCTAGAGAGATTACAGATATTTATAATTACATTATGTCTACCCCAATGAATGAGGTGCTGAAAGAATTATAA